Proteins encoded together in one Miscanthus floridulus cultivar M001 chromosome 16, ASM1932011v1, whole genome shotgun sequence window:
- the LOC136513975 gene encoding PLASMODESMATA CALLOSE-BINDING PROTEIN 3-like, with protein MARRPVHGLASLLVLLLCHEGGSELQGAAEDAAGVVTKRLERDVTSPLATVPVVNPTATPVAMPTATPAAPSLPTGAGGGSWCVASPSASATALQVALDYACGQGGADCSAIQQGGSCFSPDTVRDHASYAFNSYYQKNPVQTSCDFAGTAVLTTANPSTSTCQYPATSTGGSVLNTSTPLTPTYGSPPGYGSSPPAGYGNSPPLYGNMSPPDYGDNTSAAVRALPGRRATTAVVSLATTCLLTAALSLTVSG; from the exons ATGGCTCGGAGGCCAGTCCATGGCCTGGcgtctcttcttgtcctcctcttGTGCCATG AGGGAGGAAGCGAACTGCAGGGAGCAGCCGAGGACGCGGCCGGCGTCGTGACAAAAAGGCTGGAGCGCGACGTGACGTCGCCCCTGGCCACGGTCCCGGTGGTGAACCCGACGGCGACGCCCGTGGCGATGCCCACCGCGACGCCGGCGGCGCCGTCGCTGCCCACTGGCGCTGGTGGCGGGAGCTGGTGCGTGGCGAGCCCCAGCGCGAGCGCGACGGCGCTGCAGGTGGCGCTGGACTACGCGTGCGGGCAGGGCGGCGCCGACTGCTCCGCCATCCAGCAGGGCGGGAGCTGCTTCAGCCCGGACACCGTTCGCGACCACGCGTCCTACGCCTTCAACAGCTACTACCAGAAGAACCCCGTGCAGACCAGCTGCGACTTCGCCGGCACCGCCGTCCTCACCACCGCCAACCCAA GTACTTCAACGTGTCAGTATCCAGCAACGAG CACCGGTGGTTCGGTCCTGAACACGTCGACTCCGCTGACGCCAACGTACGGGTCTCCCCCCGGGTACGGGAGCTCTCCACCGGCCGGATACGGCAACTCCCCTCCGCTGTACGGGAACATGTCGCCGCCGGACTACGGCGACAACACCAGCGCCGCCGTGAGGGCACTGCCCGGGCGCAGGGCGACGACGGCCGTCGTGTCTTTGGCGACAACGTGCCTCCTGACCGCAGCACTGTCACTGACGGTGAGCGGCTGA